Part of the Anopheles gambiae chromosome 3, idAnoGambNW_F1_1, whole genome shotgun sequence genome is shown below.
CGGCAAAAGAGGGCTTAAAGTCCAGCGCACGCCTGCATCGATCACGCGCTGTTTGGCGTACGATGAGTGCGAGATGCTCTTTTTACTCTAGAATGAAAGACAagagacacaaaaaaacttgGAATCAAAAACATTACCGAACGGGTCAGCTAAAGTAGGTCACCGTGGGCAGAGCGCATGTacatgacgatgatgattgtTGTTAGCTCGCTTTGAGCAATACGCACTGCGATGATAGCGGTTCTGGCTGGTTCTGGCTGACTGGACCTAGGCGAAGAATGTTCGTGAACTTTCGCCTATTAAACGCAACGATCGTTCGCGAATTCGATCCATTATTCCAGTTCGGTCCAGTAGCGGTTGGAGCGATACGAAGAAGCACCCAGCAGAGGTTATCAAGGGTGTGCTTCACGGTTGGTACGGTgccttcaaacacacacacacacactgtctgtaaacaaacgaaagcaaaacaacataaGCAATTATACTAATGAGTTGTCTTACGTATTTTTTCCTTGCTCCTCCAACAGCTCCAACAAAACGCTCAGTCTCTGGCAAATGGCTACCCACAAGTACCTGATGCAGATCATCTACAACAGCGAAGGTCAAATGATGGACTGCGAGTACGTTCGGCAGCGCGATATGTTGCATCAGTTTCGGGACCGCTTCTTCGCCGAGTTTGCCCAGGCACGGGCACGCAACTTTAGCTCGGCCCAGGGCGGCCCCCAGACAGTGGACCGTGCCTCGCTAGTGTCCAACCATGACTTCCGGCAGTATCTCGAGCATGACATCGTTACGCCCGAGATGGAGGAGCTGCAGTACAATGTGTACGAGTTTCCGGCCGGCGTACCGGCCGCCCAGCAGACCATCGATGCGTTCGGCATGCGCAACCTCACGTACATTCCGCTCCGCGCCGTTGCCGACATACCGGCCGAGCTACTGGAGCAGCTCAACTTCCAGCAGCTGAAGCAGCGGTGCAACGTGCGGCACATGCAGCTGAAGGAGATTGCCACCGGTCTGCGGAGTGCCGATCCCGAGCACAAGCGGATAGCGAACGAGAAGTTGCAGAGGTAATTAACCTGCGGGGCATTATGTTCAAACACACGGATATCCTTGCATTCCCTCACTCCCGGTTGGCTCCTAACTAACAAAAACCTCCCATTCGTTGCACGGGAAATCACCCCCTTCCTCCTATTCGCCCACCACCAGCACTCTCATGCACCCACCACATCGGTATATAGCGCACCGTTCGAGTTCCCTGTTAGCATGCACCAACCCCAAAAGCAACTCCATGGGGGTTTTGTAGACCTCACAGCCACACCACGCACTACACGCCTAAGGGCAACCACATTCCATCATGActtcttttttgcaaaaaccttCCCGCCTCCttcatagagtccaattttgGAAGTTTTGGATCAATGccaatgcaaaaacaaaaccgcggGTCAACATTCAAACCACATACCCTTCATCCGTCCACAAACCATCATCCAAGTTCGCTGCTTGACGTTCATTCAAGTCACCGCTGGTTGGTAGCATGAACCTTATAACACACCCGTGCTGACCTGCTTTTGCTGGTCATTTTTACTAACCCAAAACCCACCTTCGTTTGCCGTTGGAAGTTGCGAGCTGAAGGAAGGACATTATCACTGAAACTCCTAGCAAGCAATAGGCAATGATGGTATGCGACCGAAGCGTACGAGTAGGAGACTACGAGCAGGTCCACCTCTTCCGTACGACCCCGGAAGCTTGTACGAGGAGTTCTGCGCTTCTATTGCCAAAGCTGTACAAACAGGGAAGCAAATCGGCAAATCGGCGTTTCACTTTCTGTTGCACGTCGTTTTACCCGTTGTCGCATCGCACGGGTGTGCTGTGTTGCAGCGACGggaccagccagccagcgatGCATATATTCCGGGTCGTGACGGGTTTGCCCATAAATCAGGGGAGCCCTGAGAAACGGCTCAGTGTTGACTTTTGGATTTGGTACGGACGGACACCGCGGCGGTGGTGCAGGAGTGGTTTATTTTCATCTTCTCTCACCGCTTTCGCCCATCTCGGGTGGAATTTGTTGGTTCGCGCATCACTGAAACGAAACGGTAAAGCAGATGATGAAGCGAAGATTGAGTGACCGCAACTACTTGGCAGCGATGAGTTTGATGATGAACGATGATGACGAAAGATTGTCAggtggtttttgtgttttggtgcGACGGGTGTAATACCCGGCGCACGATTAATCATCGATCGTTGAGCAACAGGTTGTGGGATGTTTGGTACCGTTGCTCTACCAGCCAATCGGTGCGATCGAATCGGGAAGTTTTCGTTTTGTCTTCCGGTGTTGACAAAAAACATGGAATAGGGTCTGTTTgatgttgcatttttgcttTCGATGGAATGCAAACTAAAAACTTTTACAGTTAAtgtgaagaagaaacaattatttttttaataatcattAACTTTAACAAAGCATTCTTGTTTTACTTTTAGTATAACTCTTTAACGAATTTCATTTAAAGAaatgcaagcaaaacaaaaatttttaaaatgccAAATCTAATCATGGATGAGAATAAAGCGTTAACTAAATCAAAAGTACGAtaaaagaaatgtaaaaatcTTAGAGAagttaacaaacaaacaggaaCATtcaatgaataataataaataggcaatcaaaaataattaaacacgGTTTAAAGGAAGAACATATTAACTAGCTtgaaaacaacagcaaaacaaaatggtgAATCAAACAAACTAATACATTTTGCATGACCGAAcagaaaaatgcaaatcatTTTACTAACAACTTCTAACTTTCTCTGGCTGAGGTACTAAACCCTTTCAATCTCCAAACATTATTCATGATTTTACCCTTGTATTAACATGTTCAGTTCCTAGAGGTGTTCGGTTTTTATTACCTTTACTCACTTTAGTTACCTAGTTACCCCATTTGCAAATaaccttcgttttttttacgatcaagtTAATTAACTttcgtatttttattttattttcgttttcttaTTTCATTGCGAATGTGCGCGCAAAACGTGTATTATTTCCACTGACTGACCAACTCACTGACACTGTCTGCTGTCGGATGGAAATCATTCAATTATGGCCGGCGCTacatttgaactttaaacttACCACCGTACGCGCCGTACGATCGTCAGGCACAAGCGTGCCATTTCCGATTGGTTTCTGTCGCCCAACACGAAATGGTGCGGCAAGGGCCATTCGGCTTCCGAGTATCGGCAGCTGGGTGGCGCATCCCGGGCGGACATGTGCTGCCGGACGCACGACCATTGCAAGTACATGATACCGCCGATGAGCACCAACTTTCAGACGTTCAATATCCGGCCGTTCACGATCAGCCACTGTGCCTGCGATTCGAGGTTAGTTTTGGCGCTGAACAACGACGGGGGAAACGGAGGTCTTTTCACAAGGCAACCGTATGAGTTTTATGGGGTTTAAGATCGGCACATGACAGAAAGAGTAAGAGTACGTGGTAGGCACAAGCAAGACTGATGTTTTAGGTACGATTCTGCTTCGAAGAGGTCTTCCAAATCCATCCAGTGTGAGGTATCCAGTGCGCGAAAAGTGCTGGAGTGTTTGCAGAATCATATGTGAAACAGGTAAGCCTAAGGCGTTTGAAAAGagtgtgatggtgatggtctTTAAGGTTGATGTAATCATGCTAATACGAGAGTTCGAAACATTGTGCAAATTAGCTCAAGCAAGTTTCACCCCAAAAAAACTCGATATCTTCGAGGCGATGTGAGGTCGCGGTGCATAAGTACCTGATTTTCCTGATGATCCTTCTTTTCAGTACTGTCCTTTCTCTCTTATCGTCCCTGCAAGAAGAGAAAGGACGGTCTGGTGTTTCCTtctatttcctttatttcctttACCTAAAACTCCAATCTCGAAATCAAAACCCTCCATATACCACCAAGAGCCACGTTTTaccaaaacaagcaaacagcaCTTACCCATAAGTCATTATCAAATATTCCAAAACCTCCAGACAGCGCCGCGATCTGTCCAGCATGATGCGCGTCCCGGGCACGAAATGGTGCGGCAAGGGCTGGAGTGCCCGTAACTACGTCGACATGGGCGGCTACTCGAAGGCCGATCGGTGCTGCCGCCAGCACGACCTATCCTGCCCGTTCTGGATCCTGGGCTTCGAGACGAAGTACAACCTGTTCAACTGGCGCGTCGGCACACTGATGCACTGCGGGTGCGACGAGAGGTAACTACTGCCGTACCGGCCGAATCGGTACCGAGCTCTCCCTCCTGTGttgttgctctctctctctgcgtgTGTTATTATGTGCCATTATTTTACAGCCTTCACAAGTCTTCAGTTTACAAGCCGGTGGTAGGACATTAATATTGCACCCAGCGTGGGTATTATCTTGTCCGCTGCACAATATTGGGGCGGACCCTTGTTCGGCTGTTCGGAGCTTCTGGTCCCGCGGCGAGGCACCTACGAATGAATACGAAAGAAGGCGAAAACAAGCGTACCATAATGATTAATAACCTTTCTCCTGCACCTCACACGGCAATTGTGGTCGGGTAGCGAAACGACCTCACTGCGATCCTGTGCAGCGAACGAGGAACCGGGATCGAATTCATGTGATCGAAATTGATTATAATGAATGGTGCCTGTCGATGATTTTACAAATCGTTGCAACGACTTGCCTTTCCGTCACTGTTGCGATCGCGATGGTTGGTAGGACCTTGCTTTATTGAATTGAAACATCACTTGTGCACGCCGGACGTAAGATCCCACGCACCCACGGTCGAAGACATCAGGGGAATTCGATTACTCCGATACCTTGTCTGATTGATCTGGAGCATTTAAATACATGCCACCGTCTGGACGGGCATTCCGAGTGAAAGAATTTTGTTCCCACCCAAATACCGCGTCCGCGTTTGTTGGGCTCGGGTGCATATTAAGGCCGACCGGTGACGGGTTGAATTGATGCTGATGGGATATTAACGAGATCAATATCTGGGGAGTTCCGAAAAAGGGTTACTACCTTCGACACGCCCTAATGGATTTCATCATATTTTCGACAGCTTAGCCTGATGGAAGAGCAGAGTTAAAATGTCCGTATCTCAATCACATGGTTTGATAATCGCGACTGATCCGATCGCGTTGTAAAGCGATATTCCATCAACGAGGTAATAGTGTGAATACATAGATCAATAATTTTACATTCAAGCTTCCGtgcaatggaatggaatgagcCTTTCGTAtgcaatggaatggaatgaaagGCTTATGCATCATTCTTCATGTAAAGAGTTCCTTTAAATGCCTCTTTGATGAGGAAAGTTCCACCACCAACATGAGTCTACAAAAAATATCCTAACGCGTAGCTAAATCGCTCATTACTGTCAGATTTTGGCTAATTAACACACAGTCGTACATAGAAGGGCACGACACGCCCTTTGATGGTGTTCTAATCGTAGCCGTAGCTTCCTTCTGCTCGTAATCTTCGATTTACTTTGAAGGGGAAAGTTGCTCCAGCAAAAGAGCATCCCAAGGAATTCTGCCAGCCATCATCACGAACCCTCATGAGTAGGAAGTTCAGTTCATCCTCCGCCCCGGTGGAAAGATTTAGGTCAATATGTAACATTGCACATCGCGCTAAGCAAGATTGACACAGTTTCACACGCATTTGTTTACTCAATAGCCTTCCAGAGCGAAGCGAAAAGAATTCTTCCTTTATCTTCCTAAGAAGATCTCGTTACTTCGGGACAGGTAGAATAAAATGGCCCCCAGCAGTATGTTCTAACATGTTCCTATTCACCATCGAGCTGCTACTATTGATTCCTTTGATTTTAACCTCTTTGCAGCGTGAATGCTACAATTTATTCTGGTTTTTATGAACTCTACATGTTTGTTTAGGCTTCCTAACCTCGAAGGGTCAGGCATCTTtcgaaggaaaaagaaaaaaaggacttCCACGACCAGTTTTAATGATGCGTGCCCTGTTCTCCCTTGTTCACACCCAATCCCAAAAGTCCACCGGACGAATATCCAGCGAACAGTGaggaataaaaagaaaaccatgAAAATAAGTGGTCAAAGGCTGTGTGCGTTCTTGGTAACGCACCACGCTTCACAATGCTTTAATGCTGACGCTAGTCTTAGTTATTGTTCGATTCCCCCAAAACCCCTGCCGTGAGGAAGGCGCCATTTGCTCCGGTTGCACCAAGGGTCGGGCAGGGCGGGATTGGTTTGAGTTTCGTGTGCGAGAAGGGGTCAGGTCTCGAGAATTGATTGACTAAATAGAGTAACAAGAATCCGCCGCCGCGCGGCAGCCTGGTAGGTGGTAACCTTTGCCGACCGAGCTTGGTGAGCAAGTCCGCCAGGATGCGAGAAGCGACGGCGTCGGCATAAGCCAACAGTGCGCTTTCAGCAGATCCATTTTAAAGTCGTTGGCAGATGAGTGATGAAATGGTGAATGAAATCGTTTCGAAAAAGATCACCCCAACGGGAAATGAGATGCTTGTGCTGTTGATTGTTTGTCGAAAGCGCTGATAAATTATGATAACTTTGTCTGGAGTATGGCTGGCAATACCTAGAGAGGATAGCTTTAATGAAGATATCTAATGTCAGTGTACTTCGCTCAATGGTACCTCCCAACCAATCAGTTTGTGGTTGAAATCTATTGTAGCTGTTAAACCACGTTTAGAAATAATCTTCCTGTGATGCTGCTCGCTGTTAAAGATAAAGCAGTAGTTATTAATTTGTCGATAACGTACGCGTCGTCCAGATGTGGGTTACTATTACGAGCAATTTTTCATGCCATACCACATATGCCACACCGAATCTCTTTTCCCAACAGCAAGcttaagagagaaaaaacctCCACAACACACGTTATTAATTTACGGACCAATCAATTCATGGGCACTTGAAGCTAGGCTAGCGTTCTGGTGTGGAGATCCGGTTAAGAATATCTTACCAAGAGAGATTTAGGATACAAAATATGTTCTCTATTGCTGGACCATTACGTCCGCTCTTGCTTAATGGCTCGCTTAGGGGATAGGGTCAACACACCTAGAAGACACGCGGGAAAAAAGAGTTAGTCCTGTAATGAAGCAATTATGTGCCGTGAGCTTCAAAGACGAAAGACGCAGATATATCAGCGGCAGCAATATGATATCGAGCTAAAGGAGGTGGAAGAAATGAATGAAAGTAAGAAATGTCATTGGTCGTTGGAATTCGGAACCGATTTGTTCTGTTGGAGTGGGATTGGGGAGAGCATCCTAGAACATAGCACTGCTGTTGGAGCACTGCTATGGGTGAAGATTTTTATCAACGTAGACGTACAAATTGAACAAGAGTGGGAATTAATTGTCATGATCGTATCTCGGGCTTGCCCGGGCACCGAAACATATCAAGTAAAACCTGCTCATGATGAAAGTATGAGCTGGCGTGCGGGGACGAAAGAATTGATTCTTTCCGTGTGCATCCATCATCTGTTAGTCTTGGTCTTTGGGTATTTCGATTGAAGAGCTCACCGGCTGCTCGTACGACAAAATGCGCAGTGTTGCTTGCCCGGCAAACACGGTTTTCAGGCTTCACATCCCAACCTTCCCTGGGACGTAAAGACACACGCCACGCCAGTCACCATTGTGTCTGCAATTTATGGTTTCGCATAAATACGGCCACTAGCACCTTTTCAGGAAGgt
Proteins encoded:
- the LOC1271189 gene encoding uncharacterized protein LOC1271189 isoform X2, whose protein sequence is MSKVKVHSSKVQRLESVLKFTVTGLTLLLLTVPVMTVQQEDNSVVTGGPTAHHPHHHTRHQRHQLHRDGTKQQYDDIGDDGGGGGDGGGGGGIIENFLLIDYLNDGERERRLHWNGVVGKETSLADSSSNKTLSLWQMATHKYLMQIIYNSEGQMMDCEYVRQRDMLHQFRDRFFAEFAQARARNFSSAQGGPQTVDRASLVSNHDFRQYLEHDIVTPEMEELQYNVYEFPAGVPAAQQTIDAFGMRNLTYIPLRAVADIPAELLEQLNFQQLKQRCNVRHMQLKEIATGLRSADPEHKRIANEKLQRHKRAISDWFLSPNTKWCGKGHSASEYRQLGGASRADMCCRTHDHCKYMIPPMSTNFQTFNIRPFTISHCACDSRFRTCLKLADSKDANLVGKLFFNVMQMKCFVFKPETVCTKKSWWGTCERKGRRKRAVLRHNRKF
- the LOC1271189 gene encoding uncharacterized protein LOC1271189 isoform X1, producing MSKVKVHSSKVQRLESVLKFTVTGLTLLLLTVPVMTVQQEDNSVVTGGPTAHHPHHHTRHQRHQLHRDGTKQQYDDIGDDGGGGGDGGGGGGIIENFLLIDYLNDGERERRLHWNGVVGKETSLADSSSNKTLSLWQMATHKYLMQIIYNSEGQMMDCEYVRQRDMLHQFRDRFFAEFAQARARNFSSAQGGPQTVDRASLVSNHDFRQYLEHDIVTPEMEELQYNVYEFPAGVPAAQQTIDAFGMRNLTYIPLRAVADIPAELLEQLNFQQLKQRCNVRHMQLKEIATGLRSADPEHKRIANEKLQRQRRDLSSMMRVPGTKWCGKGWSARNYVDMGGYSKADRCCRQHDLSCPFWILGFETKYNLFNWRVGTLMHCGCDERFRTCLKLADSKDANLVGKLFFNVMQMKCFVFKPETVCTKKSWWGTCERKGRRKRAVLRHNRKF